Part of the Tolypothrix sp. PCC 7910 genome, TACCGCTGAAGAAACTGGAGAACGCAATCTCACAGAAAGCTTAGTTAAACGCGGAATTAGAAGCGTTTTAGCAATGTCAGAACGTATTCCTGATGAAGTAGCGCTGACATTGACACAATTGTTTTACCGCAACCTCAATCAAGGATATCCTGTAGATTTGTGTGTGAGTCGGGTACGCCAAGGATTAATATCTGCCTACGGTTCTCACCACATGTACTGGGCGTTACCAATTTTATATCTCCAACCGGAATTTGACGGTTTTCTCAGCCCAGAAATTCCTGAGAGTGCAGAAGCGCTCAATGAGTATAATCCAGCTTTAAGGGCAAATCCTGCAGCGATGTACTCTGATGTCGCAGATGAGGCTGATATGTCTTTAATGGAGGACATGATCCCTTCTGGTTTAGCCCGTGACTCTTCAGGGCTAGACTGGCTCGGTGAAGATACTTGGGGTGATCTAGTTGATGAAATAGAGTACGATGATGACCCAAGCTACGCAGAAGATTCTGCACTAGTTTCAGATTTGTTTCGCCAACTAGATAGCCAGAAAGGAACTTCTGAGCAATCATCTTCCATGACGGCGGAACTTGTGCCCCAGTTGAATGACAATAGTCTCCGGGGAAGACAATTTTCTCAAGAATTGACTGCGTCAGATCAAGAAGCCAGCTTTTGGGAAGAAGAACCGGAAACATCAAATGAATCATCTACGAGTTTTGATGGTAATTGGAATAATAATTCTTATGGACGCTCACAACCATATTCGCCAAAACGCCGCCAGCGTCGGCAGATTGGGCCGATTGTAGGAATCGTAGGAGCAAGTGCGATCGCAGTTGTTGTGGGTGTCAATTTGTGGCAAAATCATCAAGCAAAAAAATTACCTCCCATACCACCAATTCCTATTCAGTCGATTACCGCCCAACCTCCTGTAGATTTAAAGAAGGCTGCAACTGGAATTGTCACTGCTACCGCTACGGAAAAATTAAGCCAAGGTGACTTACAAGCAGGGCTAGAGGCTGTAGAAGAATTACTTAACCGTGGCGCGCTCCCACCCGCCCAAGCAGCGTTACAACTTGTACCGCCGAAGCAAGCTGATAATCCATCTGTCAACTTTTTTAAAGGAAGATTAGCTTGGCAATCTGTGCAGATAAAAGATAAAAAATACAGTATTGATGATGCTCGCCGTTATTGGGAAAGTGCTGTAAAAGCAGATCCAGAATCGTTTTTATATAATAATGCTTTGGGATTTGCTTATTATGCAGAAGATAACTTAAATAGAGCCAATGACTCTTGGTTTAAAGCTTTAAATTTAGCACTTAAGCAACAAGCAACTACTAAAAATACTACATCTAAAGATGCTTTAACTTCTTATGCGGGATTGGCTTTAGGGCTTTATAAATCTGCATATAATCAACCATCTGAAAAACAATATCAATATATGAATGAAGCGCTAAAATTGCGCCAAATGGTCATTAAGGACGATCCGATAGATTTCCAAGTAGATAAATTAAGCCAAAATTGGCTATGGACAGAAAAGGCTATTGCCGATTGGCGATCGCTCCTGCAAGAAAAAGCCCAGAAACCATAAAAGGGAACAGGGAAGAAGAACTGACATATTGACTTTTACTTTCACAAATGAAATAGGAATGCTATAGAGTTAAGAAAATAATAATATAGCTATTATTTTGCGAAATACTAAACCGATTATCATCGCGCATCGAGGGGCTAGCGGCTATCGTCCCGAACATACATTAGCGGCTTATGAGTTAGCAATTGATTTAGGTGCTGACTATATTGAACCTGATTTAGTTGCGACTAAAGACGGGATATTAATTGCACGTCACGAAAATGAAATTTCGGAAACGACTGATGTTGCTAGCCATGCAGAATTTGCTCAATGCCAAACTACTAAAATAATTGATGGGGAAAGCAAAACAGGCTGGTTTACCGAAGACTTTACCCTAGCCGAACTCAAAACACTACGGGCAAAAGAGCGAATTCCCGAAGTGCGATCGCAAAATACAAACTATGATGGTTTATTTGAAATTCCTACACTGCAAGAAATCATTGATTTAGCTAAAGCTAAAAGTATTGCAGCTAATCGTACTATTGGTATTTATCCAGAAACAAAGCACCCAAGTTATTTTCAATCGATTGGTTTATCCTTAGAAGAACCGCTACTTAAAACTTTAAAAGCTAACGGTTATCAAGGTGCAAATGCACCCGTTTTTATTCAGTCTTTTGAAGTTAGCAACCTCAAATATTTATCAACAAAAACTGATTTACCTTTGGTGCAATTAATTAATAATACTGGTAAACCTTATGATTTTATCGTTAATGGCAATGAGCGCACATATAGCGATTTAATTACAGCTTCAGGTTTAAGAGAAATTGCAGAATATGCACAGGCGATAGGAATTCATAAAAATCTCCTTGTTCCTAGAGATACTACAGGTAAATTACTACCGCCTACATACTTAGTTAGAGATGCTCATGTAGCTTCTTTGCTGGTTCATGTTTGGACTTTTCGCAATGAAGATGTATTTTTACCTCTAGACTTTCTAGGTAATCCAAAACAAGAATATGAGCTATTTTTTAGCTTAGGAATTGATGGTGTTTTTAGTGATTTTCCTGATATAGCTTATAAAATTTTGGATTTTGGATTTTAGATTGCAAATTTCCAGTATATGGATGATGTGGTATTTTTTCCTAATGCCAAGAGCGATAAAATGTACTCTCTTGCCAAATTTGGGCAGTAAGTTGCTCAATTTCTGCTAATTTTTGCTGATTTAAAGGTTGAAAAGAACGTGCTGCTTGAATATTTTCTTCTAACTGTTGCACGCTATCAGCTGGAATTACACAACAGTTAACACCTGGCTGAGACAAAGTATATCCTAAAGCTTGATTGATATTTTTTAAACCACCTGCTTGAAATAACTTGCCATATGCAGGAACTTTCATGGCAATTACACCTATATTTTTTTGTTTTGCTAATGGCAGAATTGCTGGAATAAATGATTGTGGATGATGATTTTCTACTGCATTTACTGGGATCAGTGTTGTGTGAAATGGAAAACGACGTAATCCTTCCGCAATAATCTGTGTATTATGGTGTCCGGTAATACCGACAAACCGCACAATTTTTTGCTGCATTGCTTCTTCTAAAGCTTTACTTGCACCAGATTTACTAAATATTTTGTCCAGTTCATCGGCAAAAGAAACATGATGCAGCTGCCATAAATCTAGGTAATTAGTATTCAGGCGTTTTAGCGAACTTTCTAATTCTCGCCAGGCTCCATCTCTATCTCTTTTATCAGTTTTACTTGCTAAAAAAACTTTTGCGCGGTGACTTGGTAGCACTTTACCCAAATGAATTTCACTAGCGTCATAGCTACTGGCTGTATCAAAGTAACGAATGCCGAGTTCGAGTGCTTTTTCAATAATCGCCACAGCTTCCCGTTCGCGATCGCTTTTGTCTAGTGGCGTATTTGTACCTGCCCCCCCCAATCCAAGAATGGGGACTTTCACGCCTGTGTTTCCTAGAAGGCGTTCTGGCATTTTTGCTGATGGTGTTTGAGATATGTTAGGAGTCAACGCATCAGCTTGTACAATGCCGCTAGCTACAGCAACAGTAGTAAGCAAGAAACTTCGCCTTGTCTTTTTTCCTTTCATTGCTGAATTTCAGGATAAAGTTTGGTTGCGAATCATAAAAATTAAAAAATCTTGGCAACACATCAATAATTTGTAAGGGCGTAAGGCTTTGCGCCTCTACTCATGTATTTGTTGCATTATTTTTTAAACTTGTATTACTAGCCCAAATAATGCTGTCTGCTGTCTCAGTTTTTCTGTGTTTAGACTATTTTCATCTTACTGAGTATTGTCACGGACTGCAAAACTCCTCGATTACTTGCGCCTTCACCTCATCCAAAGGAAAAGTATTGGGATAGGTAGAAAACATCAGCATGATGCCTTGTAAGGTTGAGGAAAAATAGATAGATCGCTTGCGTGGATTTGCTACCCCCAGCTTTGTGAACATTTCCGTCTGCACCTCAAATTGCTTTTCTTGCTCATCCATTAACCTCTGGCTGTATTTTGCTACAACTGGATCGAGTCTGGGTTGGGTAAACAGGTTGAGGTAGAAACGGAAAACTTCCGGTTTTCGGCGGACATCTTCTAAAGCACCTTCGGCAATGTGCCGGATTTGTTCAGCAGGTGTCGGTTTTGCAGCCGCGGCTTCCATGACAAACAATAAATCGTGGAGTCGCATATCAACCAGTGCCGCCATCAAATCTTCTTTGCCTTTGAAATAATGATAAAGAAGTCCCTTGGATATCTTCGCCGTTTTTGCAACGTCGTCAATTGAGGTGGCGTGATAGCCTTTGCTGAAAAAAAGCTCCATCGCCGCTTTCAAGATTTGCTCTTTGGTAGCCTGACGGATACGTTCATTTTCTGCTGGGGTGCGGGGCATCTTTGATTATTACTCGCTCAAAAAATCGCTAATCAGGTTAGTTACCTCTGCCGGATGTGTCAGCGTCGGTAGATGATCCGCGCCTTCAATCTCTGCAAAGCGAATATCAGGAACCTGTTTAAACAACTCTACTATGCGGAAGAGGTCTTCACTGTCCTTTGTACCAATCATAAATAAGGTCTTGGTTTTGAGTTCGTGCAATCTGGAAATTGCAGGTGGTTGGGGCCAGACTTGCTCGAAGCTTTGCCACTCAAAGTAGCGCTCTATATTGTGCTTAAACATTTGATAGAGCAAATCGCGCTGGGGGCTGGCTACGGTGGTTTGGTAGATTGAGTGTTCCAAATTTAGCTTAACCATTTTCTCCACATCTGGAGCTGCGGCTCTAATTTCCTCAAACCACTGCTGCAATTGGGGCGAGAATTCAAAGCCTGTTAATCCCGGAGCTACTAACACCAGTTTGGAGACTCTCTGAGGATAGGTTAAGGCAAAATCAGTGGCGATTTCACCACCTATGGAATGCCCTACGAGAATAACTTGATAAATGCCCAGATGATCGAGGAGTTTTCTTAAATCTTCAACATAATTTGCGGGTTCCAGTGGCGGTGGTGACTTTCCCGCACCGCGTCCATCAAAGGTGATTACCTGATATTTCTTGGCTAATTCTGGGGCGATAAATAGCCAATCACGTAAATCTGCACCACCACTATGAATGAGAGCGATCGCATCGCCCTTTCCTTGGATTTCGTAATGTAGATCCATTTGCAAATCCTCCTTGTAGCCGCCAATTGCAGCCCTATATGAGGTGATGGCGTTTTTTTAGTGAATGCGATCGCCACCACTATCTTCAATATATTTTATGACTGACCATACAGTCAATAATAAAATCACACAAAAATAGCCCTCCGTAAAATAGGAGGGTCAAGGACTTTCAAATAAAAAATATCCCATTACTTTTAAAGCTGGGGAAGTTAAGGGAGAAAAGGGGACAAGCAATTCAAAATTCGTATTGTAAAGTTTGCTCAACGGGGGGAACCCCCGCACGCAACTTTCCGCAAAATTCAGAAATTTATTTAAGTTTTGACTCTTGACTCTTGACTTTTGACTCTTGACTCAGAATTCAGCACTCAACACTCACAACTTAAATATTGAGTCCTGATTTTTGCTCACGGTTGATCAAAATGCCTCTCAAGCCAGCAGCTTTGGCACCTTGATAGTCTTCTTCTGGGCTGTCGCCTATGTGCCATGCTGCCTCTGGGGGACACTTATGTTTTTCTAAGGCTATAGCAAAAATTTGCGGATCGGGTTTAGCGGCGCGTGCTTCAGTAGAAATCGTGATGGACGCAAAAAAGTCCCTGAGTCCTAAACTTTGCAGAACTGAATAAATGCGGGAATCGAAATTAGACAATACTCCTAATTCGATTCCCATCCGTCGCCAGTTAATCAAAGCTGGAAGAACATCAGGATAGACAAACCACGGTTCAGCAGTACCAAAGTGGATATAAAGTTCACTAAAAAAAGCCGAAAAGTCAGAAAATTGCTTGAGAACGCCTGCGCTTTCAAAAGTATTGAGGGCAATTATTCGCCACCAATCAAATTCGCGCTGGAGAATGTCTTGGTTGTCTGCATCAGGAAATATCGGCGGTGGTGCGGCTTTAAAGCTTTCGATAAATGTTTTATTTAATGTATCAGCGGAAACTTCCACATCAAATTCCTGGGCTAGCTTACTATAAACTTCGCCCACACTACCTTTGACCCCGATGAGTGTGCCTACAGCATCTAAAAAAATAACTTTCGGTCGTTCCATCAAACTGTTATGCTTTTGAGTCCTGGATTTGAGATTATGCCTGATTGAGCTTCAGTGCATAGTTATATTTACGCACTATTTGCTACTTAGAAAGCGTTTCTATAATAGGACGTACTAGCCAATTAAAACCAACTCTGAGTTGATGATCGAAAGTAGGCAACCGATACAGATAGGCAAGACGACGTGCTAAATATGCCAATGGCCCGTCCAGTTTGATTCCTAAACCAGTGAGGCTAGCATTGTCTACTCCCAGCGCCAGCATTTCTCCTAGCTTTTGATATTGGAAAGGAAGTAAAGGACGATTTGTCAGGGAAGCCCAGATATTCCAAGCAGTATAATCAGCTTGTTGAAAAGCAGCTTGAGCCGTAGCAGGGACTTGCTGACCTTGAGCATCAACACAGTCTAATAAATCTCCCAAAGCAAAGATTTCTGGGTGGTCTAGAACTTGTAGAGTAGCTGTAGCTGTAATTTGACCGCGTTGATTTTGCTTGAGAGGTAGGGATCTAACTACGGGAGTGACTCGTGTTCCTACAGTCCAAATCACCAAATCTACAGGAATCGTATCAATTTGATTTTTATACTCTAAGGAAATAGTATCTTGGGCAATAGAATCAACATTGGTTTCTAAATCAATAAATACACCCCTCGCTTCCAAGGCTTTCTTTGCGGCTTCGCGGTTAAAATCTGGGGAAGTTCGCAAAATTTGGTCGCTAAGTTCTATCAACCGGAAGCGTCCTCTTTCTCCTAGTCTGTCGGCTAACTTACAGGCTAACTCTACACCGCTGTAACCTGCGCCCACAATGGCAACTCGAATCTTATCAGCATCAGATTCTTCTAAAACTCGCAAGCGTTCTTCTAAACGGTACACATCAGGGATAGTGCGGAAGGGGAATGCATAGGATGTTGCACCGGGAACCAAATCTAGGGGTGTTTCTCCACCCAGCGCCAGCACTAATCTGTCGTAGGCGATTTCCGGCCCATCTTGTAAATGTACTCGTTGCTGGTCGATATCAATGCCAGACACCACAGCTTGATAAAAGCGTATACCTGTGCCTTGTAATAATTCTGCAAACGGTGGGGCGATTTCCCAAGTTTGGAGTTCGCCAGTCAGCAATTCGTAGAGTAGGGGAGAAAACAAAAAGCGATCGCTTTGATCTACCAGGACAATTTCGGGTTTTTGCGTAGACTCCCAAGGTAACTGGCTCAAGCGTAAGGCAGTATAGAGACCACCAAAGCCTCCACCCAGGATCACAATTCTATTAGTTCGTTGAGTCATTTGTTATTAGGGAATATCCATCCCAATTGGGCAACTAACATTCAGTGTAATGATTTATTTCCGCCTATTGCATGGGAACAATAAACTTAGGCCAACTAAGCCTGCTCAATTTACTAAGATCACCTGGTAATGTTTCCAGCTGAGTTGAAAAACAGCAATACTGTGAAATGGTAGTGCCAAACTTAGATGACTCCAATCAATTTCCGTAAGTTAGTCACCCAAAAAGAATTTCTAGCCATCCTCAATCACCTGGAAAGGGAGATGGGCACTACTATCTGCATTGAAGATATTAAGGGCACGCCACTAATCGGTATTAAAAGTGATGTCAGCGTATCTAGATACCCAGTGCTACTGCTAGAAGAAGTAATTGGTTGGGTAGTTGGTGACCAAAAAAGCGCTAGTATTGCTACGCTCATTTCCTACCTAGCACAACAGCAATCCGATAAAAAGTCATTAGCTAAGGAATTGTTAGAAAAGTATCAAGAAATAGACTTATTTCAAGACCTTTCTACACAAGTTACCGCCAGCTTAGATGTGCAAGAAATTGCCCGGCTGGTGATTGAAGAAGCGAGAAAATGTATTCCTTCGAGCTGTGGTGCAATTTTATGGTTGGATGAAAAAACTGGTTGGCTGAAAATTCTGTGGGAATATGGCGAACTTAGTTCATGGCCAGAACCTCTCAAGCTGGGTCAAGGAATCATCGGTACAATTCTGCGATCGCGTAAAGGTGAGATAGTCAACAATTTGTTTGCAGATCCTAGATTTGTGGAGATGGAACCTAAGGTTAGCTCTCTGATTTGCGTACCCCTATTGTCTAAAAAGCAGCTAACTGGGGCAATAGTCATGTGTAATCAGATTCCCACAACTTACTCTACTAAAGATGGGAAACTGCTCAGTATTTTGGCATTGCAAGCAGCAGGTGCAATTGAAAAAGCACTGCTTTACGAGCAAAGCTGTAGTGCTGCACAAGTCGCTCAAGAACAGGCGCAGCAACTCCAGCTGACTCTGTTTGAACTTCAGCAAACACAGAGAAAGCTGATTCAAAGTGAGAAAATGTCTTCTCTAGGTAATTTGGTTGCAGAAGTTGCTCACGACATTAACAACCCCATTAACTATGTCAGTGGTAACCTCGGCCATATTCAACAATCTACGCAAGAAATTTTAGATTTATTGCAACTTTATCAACATCACTATCCCAAGCCAGCCACAGAAATTCAAACTGTCATCGAAAGTCTAGATTTGGAGTTTGTCATCGAAGATTTGACAAAAATGTTGTCCTCCATGATTGTAGGAGTTGGGCGAATGCGCCAACTGGCCTTGACTCTAAGAAACTTTTCTCGCATAGATCAGGTGGAGATGAAGCTAGTGGACATTCATGAAGGAATCGACAGTACCTTGCTCATCTTGCAAGGCCGATTCAAGCCTAGAGAAAGAAACTTAGGTATTCAGATTATCAAAGAGTACGGTGATATTCCCTTGGTTGAAGGCTACGCTAATCAGCTAAACCAGGTATTTATGAATTTAATTGCCAATGCGATCGATGCTTTAGAGGAGTCAATGATCAGTTGTCCATGGCCAGCTATGGTGGCGAAAATACCTGAGAATTACCAAATTCGCATTTCTACTGAGATAGTTAACTCTAATTGGCTAAAAATTCAAATTGCTGATAATGGCCCAGGTATTCCAGAAAATATTCAAGAGCGATTATTTGAGCCGTTTTTTACTACTAAACCTATTGGTAAAGGTACTGGATTAGGTCTATCTATCAGCTACCAAATTATCGAAAAACATGGTGGTTTCTTGCGTTGTATATCTCAGATGGGAGAAGGCACTACCTTCAGCATAGAAATTCCGGTGATCCACAATGATGAAAGTGCTACTGACTAAAATCTAACAATCAGTTTATGAATATTTTATTAGCTAATTTAAGTTGAGAAAAAAGGTAATAAATAGGAATTGTTGCTCCATTATGTATTAATAATTTTTCATCAATCGACGATTATTATTAAATTAAATTATTGCATTATCAATTTTTCTTTATTCCCTACTTAAAAATACCCCAATGCAAACATCTCCTTTCTACATGGTTTCCACATTGCTAATAAAATACCTGTTCTATTAGTTAAGTAATAATGTACTTAATAGCGCAATAGTTTTTAGGATATTGCTAGATATCGTAGGCTGCAAAATAGAAGTTTTAGTAGTAAATAAAAACTCCTAGACCTTAAAAATACTGACAGACATCTTACATACAGAGGTATACAATGTTATTGGCAGTTTTGTAAGTAACGCCAAAATTAAAATATAGCTAACAAGTAATCAAAGGAGGATGATGGTTGAAATCTGATTATTTAATTATTCAACACGAGAAAAAATAATTACCCAACGATCAGCTAAATATTTATTGGTTCTTGTATTAAGAAGTTATCAGGAAGAATTTATTTTATATGAACAAGAAGCTATTAATTGTTGATGATGACGCTAGTATGCGTTTGCTGATGGAGGAAGTTCTTGAGAGCTTGGAAGATGAAGAGGTAGAATTATTGACTGCTAAAAATGGTGAAGAAGCATTAGAAATTATTCAAGCAGAAAAGCCAAAACTAGTCTTTTTGGATATAATTATGCCAAAAATGGATGGTTTAGAAGTTTGTAATACTGTTAAGAATAAACTAGCAATACCAGATATTTACATTGTGATGCTTACCGCAAATGGGCAGGAATTTGATAAACAACAAGGTATTGATGTTGGTGCAGATTTATATATAACCAAACCTTTCCGTCCCAACATGGTACTAAAAATTTCTAGAGAGGTACTTGGTTTACCAGTTGCTATGGAATTGGCAAAAGACGGTTTGTGACTTAGACAAACCGCCAGGAATTTAATCTTTAGCAAAAAGGTAATTAGTTACCTCCAGTGGTAATAGCCTTATTGTGTATGGGAGGATCTTCTGGTTTTCTCTGCCATTGGCCTCCGTTACCTGGTTGGTATTCATTCTTTACACTATTCCAAGCAACTTCACGCGCTGCATTTTCGCTCATACCGTCTTTTTGAGCAGCATTAAAGGCTGTAAAAAAAATCTGTTGGGCGTGTTCAGGAAGTTGTTCTCTGATATCTTGTGGTAGTTCGTCTATCTGCTGATAAGCCATAAACCTACTCCAGTTATGTTTACTTTAGGTTTATGTTAAAAACTGAACAATCATATTTCCTCTGCTAACAGAGATATACAAATACTATACTTTTGGCTGAGTCAGACGATTTTCAAATCAACCCTTCAATATATAGAAAGCAAAGTTTATTGTTGAAAACATCTCAAGTATTTGTGGGATGCTTGAAGACGGAGTCCATAACCTATAACTTGAAGTTTTTGGTGTAAGCCATACGTATATTTTATGATAGCTTGTCGGTAAATTAATAAGCATTTAAATTACTTAATTATTGCGTGTAAACTATCAATGAATAAAAGATTGATATTATTAATAGTGGCAAATATGCTTTTTTATAAAATGATGTTGTCTTGCCATTTATCTATCATCTTTGCACTAACACCTGGAACTTTTTCTAAATCCTTTAAGGATGTAAACTTTTGCTGTTGACGAGCGAGAATTATTCGTTGTGCTAATTTTTTACCAACTCCAGGTAGAGTTGCTAATTCTTCCAAACTAGAGGTATTGAGATTGATTTTGGTAAGTATTTTATTGGCACTAGATGTCGGAGATTTAATTTGCGGACATTGTTTAACTTCGGCTGCAATTTTTTGTTGAATTGTAGGCGGTAAACCGAGTTTTACCTTAGTATAAAGACGGGCAAATTCACGTACATAATGGGCAGCAACTTTAGGACTTTCAATTACTAATAGGGTTTCGTCGTTACCATTATTAGCGGCTTCTGACCAATTATGGGAACCTGTAATGACTGTCTTACCATCAATTACAGCAAATTTGTGATGCAATAAATCGCCTTTTGGTAAAGTCGGTACGCCAACAGTAGTAATGGGATTTTTCCAAGGGTGGTTATCTACTTCATATTTACAATCTTCAGCTAGTGCAAATCCCATCATATCTAAGCCTTCGCTGTAAGAACGATAGGCAAATTGTGGCTCAATTAAAGCTCGAATATTGACATTTTGTTGATGGCGATTTTCCAGAATATTAGCTAGTTGTTGATCGGAAAATACAAACAATGCCATATCGACATATTTTGTAGATGATTCTAATGTATTCCCTATTAAACCGTTGGTACTCTGACTCCAAGGTTGAGTGGGTGAAGTTGGCGAAAACTGTACAGTAATTTTAGTTTCACCTAAAGTAATAGTTTTTGGCGATCGCACTGGTTTTTGTAAACCAAATCGGCTATCTGGCTTACCACCTGGGCCATCACCCCACATGGTGTTAAACTCTTCTGTAAATAAAGCTGCTAGTTCTGGACTCTCAATTTTTAAGAAGTTATTGGCATTGCCTAAACTACTAGGATTACTGTAGTCGCCAAAAACATCGCTCAAAGTGAAATTCGCCGAAGTAACAATCACAATGCTATTATCTACAATCACAAATTTGTGATGCATTAAACTACTACCTGCTGTGCCATCGGCTTTGTCATCTATTAAAGGAACTTTGGCATTTTGTAAGATAATTAAAGCATCTCTCTGATTAATTTCTTCAGGACTGAGTTGATTATCCTGGTTAATATCTATAAATTTACGAAATTCTTGATAGCGTTCTTGTTCTCTTTTTTCTAACTTGCTAATTTCCTCGCTGGTGAAGCTACTCCAAGGACGACTATAAGTATTTTCTAAAATTAATCTGACTTTGACTCCAGCTTTTTGTCTGTCTACTAATGCTTGAGCTACTTTTGGTAAACGTAACTCTTGAACGGCGACATCGACAGTAGATTTCGCTTGAGAAATTGTATCGACAATCTGCTGTTCTAAATTATCTCCCAAACGGACTTGCTGACGATAAGGTTCGGTAAATTCTGAGGACTCGGAATGGTTAAAGTAAACCTGCACTAATGGATCTTGCGGTAGTGGTGCGGGAAGTTTATTGAATGAATGAACTTTTTGACAACCAGCAAGAGCCAGAATCAGCAAGCAAATACAATAATTATAGGAACGAGAGAAACAAAACACAGGAATTTGGCTAGATATGCTTTCAAGGTGAATAGATAATA contains:
- a CDS encoding aldo/keto reductase, translated to MKGKKTRRSFLLTTVAVASGIVQADALTPNISQTPSAKMPERLLGNTGVKVPILGLGGAGTNTPLDKSDREREAVAIIEKALELGIRYFDTASSYDASEIHLGKVLPSHRAKVFLASKTDKRDRDGAWRELESSLKRLNTNYLDLWQLHHVSFADELDKIFSKSGASKALEEAMQQKIVRFVGITGHHNTQIIAEGLRRFPFHTTLIPVNAVENHHPQSFIPAILPLAKQKNIGVIAMKVPAYGKLFQAGGLKNINQALGYTLSQPGVNCCVIPADSVQQLEENIQAARSFQPLNQQKLAEIEQLTAQIWQESTFYRSWH
- the hetF gene encoding cell division protein HetF, producing MTQEFHISVTPVGQNDYLVRTEQVAPGVPLAEELVTWPVADWLAAAGHLMNDPLMSVLQGDAIAFGGLESDIARNSVNLVALGQQLYNALFQGTLRDSWITAQGIAQNHQQVLRLRLGLKDTRLARLPWEVMHAGDRPLATGPYVAFSRYQSGILPASRLPSKNIPQPLEEGGIKVLMVIASPTDQVRLDLLKHEAIKLQAELHRYIPRPAEGGNYLPDIELTLLDQPGREELTQALEQGRYHVLHYSGHSNLGANGGEIYLVSSRTGLTETLSGDDLAGLLVNNNIQMAVFNSCLGAYSANSDTAEETGERNLTESLVKRGIRSVLAMSERIPDEVALTLTQLFYRNLNQGYPVDLCVSRVRQGLISAYGSHHMYWALPILYLQPEFDGFLSPEIPESAEALNEYNPALRANPAAMYSDVADEADMSLMEDMIPSGLARDSSGLDWLGEDTWGDLVDEIEYDDDPSYAEDSALVSDLFRQLDSQKGTSEQSSSMTAELVPQLNDNSLRGRQFSQELTASDQEASFWEEEPETSNESSTSFDGNWNNNSYGRSQPYSPKRRQRRQIGPIVGIVGASAIAVVVGVNLWQNHQAKKLPPIPPIPIQSITAQPPVDLKKAATGIVTATATEKLSQGDLQAGLEAVEELLNRGALPPAQAALQLVPPKQADNPSVNFFKGRLAWQSVQIKDKKYSIDDARRYWESAVKADPESFLYNNALGFAYYAEDNLNRANDSWFKALNLALKQQATTKNTTSKDALTSYAGLALGLYKSAYNQPSEKQYQYMNEALKLRQMVIKDDPIDFQVDKLSQNWLWTEKAIADWRSLLQEKAQKP
- a CDS encoding glycerophosphodiester phosphodiesterase, coding for MRNTKPIIIAHRGASGYRPEHTLAAYELAIDLGADYIEPDLVATKDGILIARHENEISETTDVASHAEFAQCQTTKIIDGESKTGWFTEDFTLAELKTLRAKERIPEVRSQNTNYDGLFEIPTLQEIIDLAKAKSIAANRTIGIYPETKHPSYFQSIGLSLEEPLLKTLKANGYQGANAPVFIQSFEVSNLKYLSTKTDLPLVQLINNTGKPYDFIVNGNERTYSDLITASGLREIAEYAQAIGIHKNLLVPRDTTGKLLPPTYLVRDAHVASLLVHVWTFRNEDVFLPLDFLGNPKQEYELFFSLGIDGVFSDFPDIAYKILDFGF
- a CDS encoding NAD(P)/FAD-dependent oxidoreductase, which translates into the protein MTQRTNRIVILGGGFGGLYTALRLSQLPWESTQKPEIVLVDQSDRFLFSPLLYELLTGELQTWEIAPPFAELLQGTGIRFYQAVVSGIDIDQQRVHLQDGPEIAYDRLVLALGGETPLDLVPGATSYAFPFRTIPDVYRLEERLRVLEESDADKIRVAIVGAGYSGVELACKLADRLGERGRFRLIELSDQILRTSPDFNREAAKKALEARGVFIDLETNVDSIAQDTISLEYKNQIDTIPVDLVIWTVGTRVTPVVRSLPLKQNQRGQITATATLQVLDHPEIFALGDLLDCVDAQGQQVPATAQAAFQQADYTAWNIWASLTNRPLLPFQYQKLGEMLALGVDNASLTGLGIKLDGPLAYLARRLAYLYRLPTFDHQLRVGFNWLVRPIIETLSK
- a CDS encoding HAD family hydrolase, with protein sequence MERPKVIFLDAVGTLIGVKGSVGEVYSKLAQEFDVEVSADTLNKTFIESFKAAPPPIFPDADNQDILQREFDWWRIIALNTFESAGVLKQFSDFSAFFSELYIHFGTAEPWFVYPDVLPALINWRRMGIELGVLSNFDSRIYSVLQSLGLRDFFASITISTEARAAKPDPQIFAIALEKHKCPPEAAWHIGDSPEEDYQGAKAAGLRGILINREQKSGLNI
- a CDS encoding TetR/AcrR family transcriptional regulator; the encoded protein is MPRTPAENERIRQATKEQILKAAMELFFSKGYHATSIDDVAKTAKISKGLLYHYFKGKEDLMAALVDMRLHDLLFVMEAAAAKPTPAEQIRHIAEGALEDVRRKPEVFRFYLNLFTQPRLDPVVAKYSQRLMDEQEKQFEVQTEMFTKLGVANPRKRSIYFSSTLQGIMLMFSTYPNTFPLDEVKAQVIEEFCSP
- a CDS encoding alpha/beta fold hydrolase encodes the protein MDLHYEIQGKGDAIALIHSGGADLRDWLFIAPELAKKYQVITFDGRGAGKSPPPLEPANYVEDLRKLLDHLGIYQVILVGHSIGGEIATDFALTYPQRVSKLVLVAPGLTGFEFSPQLQQWFEEIRAAAPDVEKMVKLNLEHSIYQTTVASPQRDLLYQMFKHNIERYFEWQSFEQVWPQPPAISRLHELKTKTLFMIGTKDSEDLFRIVELFKQVPDIRFAEIEGADHLPTLTHPAEVTNLISDFLSE